In the genome of Quercus robur chromosome 3, dhQueRobu3.1, whole genome shotgun sequence, one region contains:
- the LOC126719856 gene encoding DEAD-box ATP-dependent RNA helicase 22-like, which yields MRGVKYVVLDEADMLLCGGSQNKVICLLNMLHFDEKLLSQSKESVSELPVELEFEPSSHFTLEDKEDLQTDIISEGEENSEDVHVDDLAEDVEAGSNKTKGRRRVRKNYESSKWYICVAATLTVNGKKTAGAVLKQMFTDANWVSGNYLHCHNQVPHLFLVAYYFSSDILFPLLVTHGEILGLLLAQWKIFGITMQCVLKQRWIEVTTETQADELINAVNQVFKSKATECRTMVFANTVEAAEAVDVSLEERSQSSTDLKEKGGILVCTDAAARGVDIPNVSHVI from the exons ATGCGTGGGGTAAAATATGTG GTGTTAGATGAGGCAGATATGCTTCTTTGTGGGGGCTCCCAGAATAAAGTTATCTGTCTATTAAACATGCTCCATTTTGATGAAAAGCTATTGTCTCAGTCAAAAGAATCTGTATCTGAGTTACCAGTGGAATTGGAGTTTGAACCTTCATCACACTTTACTTTAGAGGATAAGGAGGACCTACAAACTGACATCATATCAGAAGGGGAGGAAAATTCTGAGGATGTTCATGTTGATGACTTAGCAGAGGATGTCGAAGCTGGGTCTAATAAAACAAAAGGCCGGAGGAGAGTGAGAAAAAATTATGAGAGCAGTAAATGGTACATTTGCGTTGCAGCCACTCTTACAGtaaatggaaagaaaactgCTGGGGCAGTGTTGAAACAGATGTTTACAGATGCCAATTGGGTCAGTGGAAACTACCTCCATTGTCACAACCAGGTGCCCCATCTATTTCTGGTTGCCTACTATTTCTCTAGTGATATTCTTTTCCCCTTGCTAGTAACACATGGTGAAATATTAGGTTTACTGCTGGCTCAATGGAAAATTTTCGGTATCACAAtgcaatgtgt ATTGAAGCAGAGGTGGATTGAAGTTACAACTGAGACTCAGGCGGATGAACTCATAAATGCTGTGAATCAAGTTTTTAAATCTAAAGCTACTGAATGCCGAACCATGGTGTTTGCAAATACTGTTGAGGCTGCAGAAGCAGTG GATGTCTCCTTGGAGGAACGTTCCCAGAGCTCAACTGATCTCAAAGAGAAAGGTGGTATTCTTGTGTGCACTGATGCTGCTGCACGTGGTGTTGACATACCAAATGTCTCACATGTTATTTAG